Proteins from one Erythrolamprus reginae isolate rEryReg1 chromosome 6, rEryReg1.hap1, whole genome shotgun sequence genomic window:
- the MIURF gene encoding mitochondrial ribosome and complex I assembly factor AltMIEF1, with the protein MATWSREAVLNLYRALLRQGRGLRYTDRDFYLSTIRKEFRKNQHLTSPEDKERHLKKGQAFLHSQLGGLI; encoded by the coding sequence ATGGCCACGTGGAGCCGTGAAGCCGTGCTAAATCTTTATCGTGCACTGTTACGTCAGGGACGTGGCTTGCGCTACACTGATCGTGATTTCTATCTCAGCACAATCCGGAAAGAATTTCGCAAGAACCAGCATCTTACGTCCCCAGAAGATAAAGAGCGACATCTGAAAAAGGGCCAGGCTTTTTTGCACAGTCAACTTGGAGGGCTTATTTAG